A window of Candidatus Xiphinematobacter sp. Idaho Grape contains these coding sequences:
- the hpf gene encoding ribosome hibernation-promoting factor, HPF/YfiA family: protein MHIHLSPRHLVLTAAIHSYVANKISHLEEMTEQILAAHVVLLHDETRTKKYVIKVHLAIPGPDIYAEDAEDDLYAAIDKVSTKLARLLRKRKTKIQERKKHISQLAKESSKRGYGRR, encoded by the coding sequence ATGCACATTCATCTCAGTCCTCGGCATCTAGTTCTAACTGCCGCTATTCATTCGTATGTAGCAAACAAAATTTCTCACTTAGAAGAGATGACAGAGCAGATCCTAGCAGCTCATGTGGTTCTTCTCCATGATGAGACACGAACGAAAAAATATGTAATTAAGGTTCACCTAGCAATTCCAGGTCCAGACATTTACGCAGAAGATGCTGAGGACGACCTTTATGCTGCTATCGATAAGGTCTCCACAAAGCTAGCAAGGCTTTTGCGTAAGCGTAAGACAAAAATCCAAGAACGGAAGAAGCACATTTCACAACTTGCAAAGGAGAGCAGTAAACGTGGATATGGAAGACGGTAG
- the pheA gene encoding chorismate mutase yields the protein MADTMPIIQQKAASAAETPVKLETLREQIDAVDAQILSLLNKRVTMVRRIGELKQQEGLPIYAPDREEKLLRHLVEKNNSALSAASVHAIYREIISACRALEKEVVVACLGLAAGITHQAACRRFGSTVQYAFCQEAAEVFRRVTKNEADCGVIPIATGTTEVRSSVAAQLLSDLARTELSICAEISLDSRNGGSDRFLVLNRVPTLPSGADRTLVLLRLENKPGALATLESFKEHSTSFTPLASQSSTEKNGTGDLFFLMEAEGHSTQLQASNSLLELSRYCLTVKILGSYPRQ from the coding sequence ATGGCTGACACAATGCCCATTATCCAACAGAAGGCAGCCTCTGCTGCAGAAACTCCCGTTAAATTGGAAACGCTGAGAGAACAAATTGATGCAGTAGATGCACAGATTTTATCACTTTTAAACAAACGTGTGACTATGGTTCGCAGGATAGGAGAGCTAAAGCAGCAGGAAGGTCTTCCCATCTACGCTCCCGATAGGGAGGAGAAATTGCTTCGCCACTTAGTAGAAAAAAACAATAGCGCTTTATCTGCAGCATCGGTTCATGCTATCTATCGGGAGATTATCTCTGCCTGCCGCGCCCTGGAAAAGGAGGTAGTGGTGGCCTGTTTAGGACTTGCAGCTGGAATAACTCATCAGGCGGCCTGTCGTCGTTTTGGTTCTACTGTGCAATATGCCTTTTGTCAGGAAGCTGCGGAGGTGTTCAGACGAGTTACTAAAAATGAAGCGGATTGTGGAGTAATCCCTATCGCTACTGGTACTACTGAAGTAAGAAGTTCAGTAGCAGCACAACTATTAAGTGACTTAGCAAGGACTGAGCTAAGCATATGTGCCGAAATCTCACTAGATTCTAGGAATGGGGGGAGTGATCGGTTTTTAGTCCTCAATCGCGTTCCGACCCTCCCTTCGGGAGCGGATCGCACACTTGTCTTGCTTCGCTTGGAAAACAAACCTGGAGCACTAGCTACCTTAGAGTCTTTCAAGGAGCATTCCACTAGTTTTACCCCGTTAGCCAGTCAATCATCCACTGAGAAGAACGGTACTGGAGACCTTTTCTTCCTAATGGAAGCAGAAGGGCACAGCACGCAGCTACAAGCTAGCAACTCCCTTCTAGAGCTATCCAGATACTGTCTGACTGTAAAAATTCTAGGCAGCTATCCTAGGCAATAG
- a CDS encoding TolC family protein, which yields MLSTVLFTTSLQAELSITSPSFFLIPSSGAQSSFPVASYQATPFFPLTSLPVPFCSRRSNRMSLASVANFSASGVLFVTPLLASDSVPHVRPDRIKKLGINPKLLTLNDAMRYALRHNPEILNSIQQIRSVHGKLISTRAQLLPRLVATSAFQDVPSSITNAFNEIPPVTDSSPMKFPSGRGTVNHFFWKTQLAAQQLVFDGGGSLAGMRAVKHQENMSFFTLRSTIDSVIAQVKTAFFRVILDRALVAVQEQSVALLEDQLESQKKHYQVGTVPKLDVLQAQAAVASAASTLVRVQNNLCISQHQLVKLLGMNYTKHAEIPFRVVGDLEVRFCAVSSEEAVRIGLARSPILKAQRECILSQAASVREAISNRYPKITLGGGYLVQNNTRSHPRRATGGWFFGLNGTWNVFGGLNAYSSEVIQSKALLEQSRIRYDNSARSVIASIQQSIADLRQAQEVIRSQQANVVQAAGTLRLAREQFDSGVGTQLEVFNAKIKLLQSQTAVLQARFGYIQALAQYEAMLSINTQYKETEALLTNKEQQHFEKLNSAG from the coding sequence GTGTTGAGTACTGTCCTTTTTACTACTTCTCTCCAGGCAGAGCTTTCGATTACTTCCCCGTCATTTTTTCTTATTCCCTCTTCGGGGGCACAAAGTTCTTTTCCAGTCGCATCCTACCAAGCTACTCCCTTTTTTCCACTGACGTCTCTACCAGTACCTTTCTGTTCTCGTCGGTCTAACCGGATGTCACTGGCCTCCGTAGCGAATTTTTCCGCCTCTGGTGTACTCTTTGTAACACCATTGCTTGCCAGTGATAGCGTTCCTCATGTCCGTCCCGATAGGATAAAAAAACTTGGCATTAATCCCAAGCTTCTCACTCTCAACGATGCCATGCGATATGCGCTTCGACACAATCCAGAAATCCTGAATTCCATCCAGCAAATCCGGTCTGTTCATGGAAAGCTTATTAGCACACGTGCCCAGCTTCTGCCACGACTTGTCGCAACTAGTGCTTTTCAAGATGTGCCATCTTCAATTACCAACGCCTTTAATGAGATTCCGCCCGTTACAGATAGCTCTCCCATGAAATTCCCTAGTGGACGCGGTACGGTGAATCACTTTTTTTGGAAGACACAACTCGCCGCCCAACAGCTGGTATTCGACGGGGGAGGAAGTTTAGCCGGCATGCGAGCCGTAAAACATCAGGAGAATATGTCTTTCTTTACCTTACGCAGCACAATCGATAGTGTTATTGCACAGGTAAAAACTGCATTTTTTCGAGTCATTCTCGATCGCGCTCTCGTCGCAGTTCAGGAGCAATCTGTTGCCCTGCTAGAAGACCAGTTAGAGAGCCAAAAGAAGCACTACCAGGTGGGCACCGTTCCAAAGCTGGACGTACTCCAGGCTCAGGCAGCCGTTGCTAGTGCGGCGTCTACTCTGGTGAGAGTGCAGAACAACTTGTGCATCTCTCAGCATCAACTTGTTAAACTTCTCGGAATGAACTATACGAAACACGCAGAGATTCCCTTTCGTGTGGTAGGTGATCTAGAGGTAAGGTTCTGCGCCGTCTCTTCAGAAGAAGCCGTTCGAATAGGACTTGCCAGAAGTCCAATTCTAAAAGCCCAGCGAGAGTGCATCCTCTCGCAAGCAGCTTCGGTCAGGGAAGCTATTTCTAATAGGTATCCTAAGATCACTTTAGGTGGTGGATATCTCGTTCAAAACAATACCCGCTCCCATCCTAGGAGAGCTACGGGTGGATGGTTTTTCGGTCTTAATGGGACTTGGAACGTCTTTGGTGGACTCAATGCCTATAGCAGCGAGGTCATACAATCTAAGGCGTTGCTGGAGCAGTCTAGAATCAGATACGACAACAGTGCACGCTCTGTTATTGCCAGTATTCAGCAGAGCATTGCCGACTTACGGCAGGCTCAAGAGGTTATAAGGAGCCAACAAGCCAATGTAGTGCAGGCGGCGGGAACACTTCGACTGGCCCGCGAGCAATTTGACAGTGGCGTAGGAACCCAACTGGAAGTTTTTAATGCCAAGATCAAATTACTCCAGTCGCAAACCGCCGTCCTCCAAGCACGGTTTGGTTATATCCAAGCCCTGGCACAGTATGAAGCCATGCTCTCTATCAATACGCAGTATAAAGAGACCGAAGCCCTCTTAACTAACAAAGAGCAGCAACATTTTGAGAAACTAAATAGCGCCGGATAG